From a region of the bacterium genome:
- the glyS gene encoding glycine--tRNA ligase subunit beta — protein MPRRTAAAVLRSRRLRLVFEIGVEELPVAAAWAGAYQLREGAGPALRAARIPAGDITAYSTPRRIVLIVEDVAPRQDDLVREVRGPAARVAFGADGRPTQAAEGFARAQGASPEQLVRRTTPQGEYVYALTRAPGTSTIEALRDTLPALASGLVFPKAMRWGSESVRFARPVRWVLALLGRDIVPFEFAGVRSGRTTYGHRLLSAGPVRVADARAFEGTLKKHRVLLDPELRRRRISSAAIRAAQRAGGRPILDAALLEESVQLLEWPEALAGTFAEEFLALPREVLITVMQHHQKYFAVEGAAGQLLPAFVALRNGGTRGLRTVREGNEWVLRARLADARFFFQEDRKRPLESRIPELAGLVVHEKLGTVEEKTHRMARLAARLGSVLRLDQRQAAQLHRAALLSKADLVTHIVRELPELQGIVGGIYARLDGEPAPVAEALGEQYLPRGTDLPRSDIGASLALIDKLDTLLSALAAGLAVSGSQDPYGLRRAAHGVVAIVLDRHLRANVRDLAAGALDESHRSLDPEARTAALDAMMDLLRQRLRTALIDAGISYDTVDAALEAGCDDLEDAAVRARALWTFRRHPEFLRLYTAFDRARRILPPQFEGRLRPDALEEPAEQRLLRSLEEVRPRVLEARTKGRYDETFAYLAALAGPVDQFFTDVLVMADDETARTNRLALLAGVVGLVRPIADLSRVVVVGEGKASGNS, from the coding sequence ATGCCGCGTAGGACGGCGGCCGCCGTCCTACGCTCCCGTCGCCTCCGTCTCGTTTTCGAGATCGGGGTCGAGGAGTTGCCCGTCGCGGCCGCGTGGGCGGGCGCGTACCAACTTCGCGAGGGCGCCGGGCCGGCGCTCCGCGCGGCGCGCATCCCGGCCGGGGACATCACCGCATACTCCACGCCGCGCCGGATCGTGCTGATCGTCGAGGACGTGGCCCCCCGGCAGGACGATCTCGTTCGCGAGGTCCGCGGTCCCGCCGCCCGCGTCGCGTTTGGGGCCGACGGCCGCCCGACCCAAGCGGCGGAGGGGTTCGCGCGCGCCCAGGGCGCGTCGCCGGAGCAACTCGTGCGGCGCACGACACCCCAGGGCGAGTACGTCTACGCGCTGACACGCGCTCCGGGAACGTCGACGATCGAGGCGCTCCGCGACACGCTGCCGGCGCTCGCCTCGGGTCTGGTGTTTCCCAAGGCGATGCGGTGGGGTTCAGAGTCGGTCCGCTTCGCGCGCCCAGTCCGCTGGGTCCTGGCACTGCTCGGGCGCGACATCGTCCCGTTTGAGTTCGCGGGCGTACGATCCGGCAGGACGACCTACGGGCATCGACTGCTGAGCGCGGGCCCTGTGCGCGTCGCAGACGCCCGCGCGTTCGAAGGAACCCTCAAGAAGCACCGGGTACTCCTCGATCCGGAGCTCCGCCGTCGCCGGATCTCTTCCGCGGCGATCCGGGCGGCCCAACGGGCCGGCGGCCGTCCGATTCTGGACGCCGCTCTCCTCGAGGAATCGGTACAGCTCCTGGAGTGGCCGGAGGCGCTCGCGGGGACGTTTGCGGAGGAGTTTCTGGCGCTCCCCCGCGAGGTGCTCATCACCGTCATGCAGCATCACCAGAAGTACTTTGCCGTCGAGGGAGCGGCGGGTCAATTGCTGCCCGCGTTCGTCGCGCTCCGGAACGGGGGGACCCGCGGCCTCCGCACCGTGCGGGAGGGGAACGAGTGGGTGCTGCGGGCCCGTCTCGCCGACGCACGCTTCTTCTTCCAGGAAGACCGGAAGCGCCCGCTGGAATCCCGGATTCCAGAGCTCGCCGGCCTCGTCGTGCACGAGAAGTTGGGGACGGTGGAGGAGAAGACCCATCGGATGGCCCGACTCGCCGCGCGTCTGGGGTCGGTGCTGCGGCTGGATCAGCGACAGGCCGCCCAATTGCACCGCGCGGCGCTCCTCAGCAAAGCCGATCTCGTCACCCATATCGTCCGCGAGCTCCCGGAGTTGCAGGGCATCGTGGGAGGCATCTACGCCCGGCTGGACGGAGAGCCCGCCCCTGTCGCGGAGGCGCTCGGCGAACAGTACCTCCCTCGGGGGACCGACCTGCCCCGCTCCGATATCGGAGCGAGCCTGGCCCTGATCGACAAGCTGGACACGTTGCTGAGCGCACTGGCCGCGGGCCTCGCGGTCAGCGGCTCCCAGGATCCGTATGGGCTTCGGCGCGCCGCCCACGGCGTCGTGGCGATCGTGCTCGACCGGCACCTCCGGGCCAATGTCCGGGATCTCGCGGCGGGGGCGCTCGACGAGAGCCATCGATCGCTCGACCCGGAGGCTCGAACGGCGGCCCTCGATGCGATGATGGATCTTCTCCGTCAGCGTCTCCGCACGGCCTTGATCGATGCCGGAATCAGCTACGACACGGTGGATGCGGCGCTCGAGGCCGGGTGCGACGATCTCGAGGATGCGGCCGTGCGCGCGCGGGCGTTGTGGACGTTCCGCCGCCATCCCGAGTTTCTGCGTTTATACACGGCGTTCGACCGCGCCCGGCGCATCCTGCCGCCCCAGTTCGAGGGCCGCCTCAGGCCCGACGCACTCGAGGAGCCGGCCGAGCAGCGTCTCCTCCGGAGCCTGGAGGAGGTCCGGCCTCGGGTGCTCGAGGCCCGGACGAAGGGACGCTACGATGAGACGTTCGCGTATCTCGCTGCGCTCGCCGGACCCGTCGATCAGTTTTTCACCGACGTGCTGGTGATGGCCGACGATGAGACGGCCCGCACCAACCGGCTCGCGCTGCTCGCCGGCGTGGTGGGGTTGGTGCGTCCGATCGCCGATCTCTCGCGCGTGGTCGTCGTTGGAGAAGGAAAGGCCTCCGGGAACTCCTAA
- a CDS encoding glycine--tRNA ligase subunit alpha, whose amino-acid sequence MNFQELIIALERYWAGYGCVIEQPYDLEMGAGTMHPATFLRALGPEPWKVAYVQPSRRPTDGRYGENPNRLGRYFQYQVVLKPAPSGVQDLYLDSLRAIGLELLDHDLRFLEDDWEDQTLGAWGLGWQVFLDGQEISQFTYFQQVGGMDVSIVSAELTYGLERIAQFIQRKDSVFDLVWAPGVTYGEIRRQEEFEHSKYAFEIADTALLGRLFDAHEGEAGRCIDARLAFPAYEYVLKCSHIFNLLDARGAVGVAERAVLMGRCRVLARRCAEIYLARREEMGWPLRGRVHAA is encoded by the coding sequence ATGAATTTTCAGGAACTCATCATCGCCCTCGAACGATACTGGGCGGGCTACGGATGTGTGATCGAACAACCCTATGACCTCGAAATGGGGGCCGGGACGATGCACCCGGCGACCTTTCTGAGGGCGCTCGGCCCCGAGCCGTGGAAGGTCGCCTATGTCCAGCCCAGCCGGCGGCCGACCGACGGTCGCTATGGAGAGAACCCCAATCGCCTCGGTCGGTACTTCCAGTACCAGGTCGTTCTCAAGCCGGCCCCCTCAGGGGTCCAGGATCTCTACCTCGACAGCCTCCGGGCCATTGGCCTTGAACTGCTCGACCACGACCTCCGCTTTCTGGAGGACGACTGGGAAGACCAGACGTTGGGCGCCTGGGGGCTCGGCTGGCAGGTGTTCCTCGATGGCCAGGAGATCAGTCAATTCACGTATTTCCAGCAGGTGGGAGGAATGGACGTCTCGATCGTCTCCGCCGAGTTGACGTACGGGCTGGAGCGGATCGCCCAGTTCATCCAGCGCAAAGACAGCGTCTTCGACCTCGTCTGGGCCCCCGGCGTGACGTACGGAGAGATCCGCCGCCAGGAAGAGTTCGAGCACTCGAAATACGCCTTCGAGATCGCGGACACGGCACTCCTGGGGCGGCTCTTCGACGCACACGAAGGTGAGGCGGGACGGTGCATCGATGCCCGACTCGCGTTTCCTGCGTATGAGTACGTGCTGAAGTGCTCCCACATCTTTAACCTGCTCGACGCACGGGGCGCGGTTGGAGTCGCGGAACGAGCCGTGTTGATGGGTCGCTGCCGGGTGCTCGCGCGGCGCTGCGCCGAGATCTACCTCGCCCGGCGGGAGGAGATGGGCTGGCCGCTTCGGGGCCGCGTGCATGCCGCGTAG